The Dasypus novemcinctus isolate mDasNov1 chromosome 12, mDasNov1.1.hap2, whole genome shotgun sequence genome includes a window with the following:
- the RDH16 gene encoding retinol dehydrogenase 16 — MWVYLAGLVGLFYLLRWLRERQVVSHLHDKYVLITGCDSGFGNLLARQLDLRGLRVLAACLTEKGAEQLRNQTSERLETVILDVTETESIAAATQWVKERVGDRGLWGLVNNAGISMPSAPNEWLTKQDFVKILDVNLLGLIDVTLSLVPLLRKARGRVVNVSSVMGRLALFGGGYCISKYGVEAFSDSLRRELSYFGVKVAMIEPGYFKTGIASKERFVQSFQELWDRASMEIKETYGQAFFAAYIKACDALEEKCEVDLTLVTDCMEHALISCHPRTRYSAGWDAKLIYLPMSYMPTFLVDAMIYWSSPRAQKAL; from the exons ATGTGGGTCTACCTGGCGGGCCTCGTGGGCCTCTTCTACCTTCTGCGCTGGCTCCGGGAGAGGCAGGTGGTGAGCCACCTCCACGACAAGTATGTCCTCATCACGGGCTGTGACTCGGGCTTCGGCAACCTGCTGGCCAGGCAGCTGGACCTGCGAGGCCTGCGGGTGCTGGCTGCGTGTCTGACGGAGAAGGGGGCCGAGCAGCTGAGGAATCAGACGTCAGAGAGGTTGGAGACGGTGATCCTGGATGTCACGGAGACAGAGAGCATCGCTGCAGCCACCCAGTGGGTGAAGGAGCGCGTGGGGGACAGAG GGCTCTGGGGCCTGGTGAATAACGCCGGCATCTCCATGCCCTCGGCACCCAACGAGTGGCTGACCAAACAGGACTTTGTGAAAATACTCGACGTGAACCTGCTGGGGCTGATTGACGTGACGCTGAGCCTGGTGCCCCTACTGAGGAAGGCGAGGGGCCGCGTGGTCAACGTCTCCAGTGTCATGGGCCGGCTGGCCCTATTTGGTGGGGGCTACTGCATCTCCAAGTATGGTGTGGAGGCTTTCTCAGACTCCCTCAG GCGGGAGCTCTCCTATTTTGGGGTGAAGGTGGCTATGATCGAACCTGGTTACTTCAAGACTGGAATCGCCAGCAAAGAGAGATTTGTACAGTCCTTCCAGGAATTATGGGACCGGGCTAGCATGGAGATCAAGGAGACCTATGGCCAGGCATTCTTTGCAGCCT ACATCAAAGCTTGTGACGCTCTGGAGGAAAAGTGCGAAGTGGATCTGACCTTGGTGACAGACTGCATGGAGCATGCGCTGATCTCCTGCCACCCCCGTACCCGGTATTCGGCCGGCTGGGATGCCAAGCTTATCTATCTCCCCATGAGCTACATGCCCACCTTCCTGGTGGATGCCATGATCTATTGGTCCTCCCCAAGGGCTCAAAAGGCCCTTTAA